The following proteins are encoded in a genomic region of Streptococcus equi subsp. equi:
- the amyX_2 gene encoding pullulanase, whose product MGSDELVSYCTPSQVINYVEAHDNYNLNDLLWVLNPEDSKQDHVKRVQLASAMTILMQGIYFMQLGQEFLRTKLYPTGQDKELTQADRERAMNSYNAPDNVNQVDWRQVSLERETVAIMKKLIYLKTKTALFSYPSFEQIRQHVYIEHAGENTGFISFTVEDERKYRLIFSSFRNRLQSSANHVIIETNDKRFQDSESMLDELTAMILDITQ is encoded by the coding sequence TTGGGCAGTGATGAGCTGGTCTCTTATTGTACGCCTAGTCAGGTGATCAATTATGTTGAAGCTCATGACAACTATAACCTCAATGATTTGCTGTGGGTTTTGAATCCAGAGGACAGCAAGCAGGATCATGTCAAACGGGTTCAGCTAGCTTCAGCTATGACGATTCTCATGCAAGGGATTTACTTTATGCAGCTGGGTCAGGAATTTTTACGAACAAAGCTTTACCCAACAGGTCAGGATAAGGAGCTGACACAGGCAGACCGAGAAAGGGCGATGAATTCCTACAATGCACCTGACAATGTGAATCAGGTTGACTGGAGACAGGTTAGCTTGGAGCGCGAAACGGTTGCTATTATGAAAAAACTAATCTATCTGAAAACTAAAACAGCTTTGTTTTCATACCCATCATTTGAGCAAATCAGACAGCATGTTTACATTGAGCATGCTGGTGAAAATACGGGCTTCATTAGCTTTACAGTAGAAGATGAAAGAAAGTATCGATTGATTTTCTCTAGTTTTAGAAACCGCTTGCAATCATCTGCTAATCATGTTATAATTGAAACAAATGATAAGCGCTTTCAAGATAGTGAGTCCATGCTAGATGAGCTGACAGCGATGATCCTTGACATCACACAATAG
- the glgB_1 gene encoding 1,4-alpha-glucan branching enzyme: MDNDLALYTFGTGENFHIQDYLGVHRINNDTGTSYVFRVWAPNAEAVSLIGDFTDWQSNPLEMSRNEAGVWEVTTSLPQEGDIYKYWVRRQGGQLVEKIDPVAFLFEARPGTGAIVKTLPAKKWRDSLWMGRRKRFGFRQRPVNIYEVHAHSWKKDENARPYDFSKLKEELIPYLKSMHYTHVEFMPVMAHPLDMSWGYQLMGYFAFESTFGSPEAFQDFVEACHLNNIGVLIDWVPGHFTQNDDALAYFDGTATYEYQDHHRAHNYGWGP; this comes from the coding sequence ATGGATAATGACTTAGCGCTTTATACCTTTGGCACAGGTGAGAATTTTCACATACAGGATTATCTAGGTGTTCATCGGATTAACAATGACACAGGCACCAGCTATGTCTTTAGGGTATGGGCGCCCAATGCAGAGGCTGTCAGCTTGATTGGAGATTTTACTGATTGGCAGTCCAATCCACTTGAGATGAGCCGAAATGAGGCTGGCGTGTGGGAGGTTACCACTAGCTTGCCGCAGGAAGGAGATATTTATAAGTATTGGGTTAGGCGCCAAGGTGGTCAGCTTGTTGAAAAAATTGATCCAGTGGCCTTTCTATTTGAAGCTAGACCAGGAACGGGTGCTATTGTCAAAACCCTTCCAGCCAAAAAATGGCGTGATAGCTTATGGATGGGACGGCGAAAGCGTTTTGGCTTTAGGCAGCGTCCGGTTAATATCTATGAGGTTCATGCCCATTCATGGAAAAAAGACGAAAACGCAAGGCCCTATGACTTTAGCAAGCTAAAAGAAGAGCTCATTCCCTATCTCAAGAGCATGCACTACACTCATGTTGAGTTTATGCCGGTCATGGCTCACCCCTTAGATATGAGCTGGGGCTATCAGCTGATGGGCTACTTTGCCTTTGAGTCAACCTTTGGAAGCCCAGAAGCCTTTCAGGATTTTGTTGAGGCCTGTCATCTTAATAATATTGGTGTTTTGATTGATTGGGTGCCGGGACATTTTACACAAAATGATGACGCCTTAGCTTATTTTGACGGTACAGCTACCTATGAATATCAGGATCACCATCGTGCTCATAATTATGGCTGGGGGCCCTAA
- the glgB_2 gene encoding 1,4-alpha-glucan branching enzyme, with amino-acid sequence MGKTQVQSFLISSALFWLEAYHVDGIRVDAVSNMLYLDYDQGPWTPNQYGGNQNLEGIAFLQKLTTVIKEKHPDVMMIAEEATSATPITSPVAEGGLGFDYKWNMGWMNDILRFYEEDPYYRKYDFNLLTFSFMYCFKEHYILPFSHDEVVHGKKSLMHKMWGDRYNQFAGLRNLYTYQICHPGKKLLFMGSEFGQFLEWKYDHQLEWQNLEDELNAKMQHFTASLNQLYKDHSMLWQNDETYDGIDIIDADNKDESVLSFCRQNNKGELLLCVFNMTPVERPGFTIGVPIAGLYQEIFNTELEAFGGVWKEHNPLTNTVAKKWKTYPQTLSFTLPALGASIWKIKRRQKQ; translated from the coding sequence TTGGGTAAAACTCAGGTACAGTCCTTTTTGATTTCAAGTGCCCTTTTTTGGCTGGAGGCTTATCATGTTGACGGCATTCGAGTAGATGCTGTTAGCAATATGCTTTACTTGGATTATGATCAAGGCCCTTGGACTCCGAATCAATACGGTGGCAACCAAAACCTTGAGGGGATAGCCTTTCTTCAAAAATTAACCACAGTTATCAAGGAAAAACACCCTGATGTGATGATGATTGCAGAGGAGGCGACCTCAGCTACCCCAATAACCAGCCCTGTTGCAGAAGGGGGACTAGGCTTTGATTATAAGTGGAATATGGGCTGGATGAATGATATTCTTAGGTTTTACGAAGAGGATCCTTATTACCGAAAATACGATTTCAATCTCTTGACCTTTAGCTTTATGTATTGCTTTAAGGAGCATTACATTTTACCCTTTTCTCACGATGAGGTTGTTCATGGCAAAAAAAGCCTCATGCATAAAATGTGGGGGGACCGCTACAATCAATTTGCAGGCCTAAGAAATCTTTACACCTATCAAATCTGCCACCCAGGCAAGAAGCTGCTTTTTATGGGATCTGAGTTTGGACAGTTTTTGGAATGGAAATACGATCATCAATTAGAGTGGCAAAATTTAGAGGACGAGCTCAATGCCAAAATGCAGCATTTCACAGCCAGCCTAAATCAGCTATATAAGGACCATAGCATGCTGTGGCAAAATGATGAAACCTATGACGGCATTGATATTATTGATGCAGACAATAAGGACGAATCAGTCTTGTCGTTTTGTCGTCAAAACAATAAAGGAGAGCTCCTGCTTTGTGTCTTTAACATGACACCTGTTGAAAGACCAGGCTTTACCATAGGTGTGCCGATAGCAGGTCTTTATCAAGAAATTTTCAATACAGAGCTTGAGGCCTTTGGAGGTGTCTGGAAGGAGCACAATCCCTTAACCAACACAGTAGCCAAGAAATGGAAGACTTATCCGCAGACCTTGAGCTTTACCCTGCCTGCACTAGGAGCAAGCATCTGGAAAATCAAGCGTCGTCAGAAGCAATAA
- the glgC_1 gene encoding glucose-1-phosphate adenylyltransferase, translating to MKNGMLALILAGGQGTRLGKLTQSIAKPAVQFGGRYRIIDFALSNCANSGIHNVGVITQYQPLALNNHIGNGSSWGLDGINSGATILQPYSATEGNRWFQGTSHAIYQNIDYIDSINPEYVLILSGDHIYKMDYDDMLQTHKANMASLTVAVIDVPLKEASRFGIMNTDTNDRIVEFEEKPANPKSTKASMGIYIFNWQRLRTMLVDAEKNNIDMSDFGQHVIPSYLESGERVYTYNFKGYWKDVGTIESLWEANMEYIGEENALDSRDRSWKIYSKNHIAPPNFITEDAEVKDSLVVDGSFISGKVNHSILSTNVQVRKGAEVKDSFIMSDVIIGEGARITRAIIGEGAVIGDHVIIDGSKDVQVVGYNEVVGVPNED from the coding sequence ATGAAGAATGGAATGTTAGCCCTCATATTAGCAGGGGGACAAGGAACTCGCTTAGGAAAATTGACACAGAGCATTGCAAAGCCTGCTGTGCAATTTGGAGGTCGGTATCGTATCATTGATTTTGCCCTATCCAATTGTGCTAACTCAGGGATTCATAATGTGGGGGTTATCACCCAGTACCAGCCTCTTGCCTTAAATAATCATATTGGCAATGGTTCGTCATGGGGCTTAGATGGTATTAATTCTGGCGCTACGATTTTACAGCCCTACTCTGCAACAGAGGGAAATCGCTGGTTTCAAGGAACTAGCCATGCTATCTATCAAAATATTGATTATATTGATAGCATTAACCCTGAATATGTGCTGATCCTGTCTGGTGATCATATTTACAAAATGGACTATGATGACATGCTTCAGACGCATAAGGCTAATATGGCTAGCTTGACTGTTGCTGTGATTGATGTTCCTCTAAAGGAAGCCAGTCGATTTGGCATTATGAACACAGATACCAATGACCGCATTGTCGAATTTGAAGAAAAGCCTGCCAATCCAAAATCAACCAAGGCTTCAATGGGTATTTATATCTTTAATTGGCAGCGCCTTCGGACCATGCTGGTTGACGCAGAAAAAAACAACATTGATATGTCTGACTTTGGTCAGCATGTGATTCCGTCTTACCTTGAGTCTGGCGAGCGTGTCTACACCTATAACTTTAAAGGCTACTGGAAGGACGTCGGAACGATTGAGTCTCTCTGGGAAGCCAATATGGAATACATCGGTGAGGAAAATGCCCTAGACAGTCGTGATCGTTCTTGGAAGATTTATTCTAAAAACCATATCGCTCCACCAAACTTTATCACAGAGGACGCCGAGGTCAAGGATTCTCTGGTAGTAGATGGCAGCTTTATCTCTGGTAAGGTCAACCATTCTATCTTGTCTACCAATGTGCAGGTAAGAAAGGGAGCCGAGGTTAAGGATTCCTTTATCATGAGCGATGTTATCATTGGTGAGGGTGCAAGGATTACACGAGCTATTATTGGTGAGGGTGCAGTCATTGGTGATCATGTGATCATTGATGGCAGCAAGGACGTTCAAGTCGTAGGCTATAATGAAGTAGTGGGGGTACCAAATGAAGATTGA
- the glgC_2 gene encoding glycogen biosynthesis protein — protein sequence MKIDKYSAILGSSIGFAEMKGLTDTRPLANLPFDGKYRLIDFQLSNLANAGVRSIYGIFRGQNIRSVFDHIRSGREWGLNSLLSHYFLGFYNTKEDSKEADKDYYQQILTYLKRSGSDQTIYMSCDILCNIELGQVIHLHNANHRNITVVYKKMPTKAISKANDILDIDETDTVVDRRSLSEGQEVEKMSAGIYIVNTPWLIEQMEKEAEKENPQKLRFLLRDLIVSEGALGFEYTGYLANIHSVKSYFDANMDMLDPHKFYSLLYANQKVYTRVKNEESTYFDAASEVNNAQFASGSIVKGYVEHSIVSRNCRITSQARVTNSILLPKAVIGEGAVIDYAIIDKSVRVAPGVTIRGSAEEPIVVAKGTEVVEDMIK from the coding sequence ATGAAGATTGATAAATATTCTGCCATTCTAGGCAGCTCAATTGGCTTTGCTGAAATGAAGGGGCTAACAGACACAAGACCATTAGCCAACCTACCCTTTGATGGGAAATACCGGCTCATTGATTTTCAATTGTCCAACCTTGCCAATGCAGGTGTCCGTAGCATCTATGGTATTTTTCGTGGGCAAAATATCCGCTCAGTGTTTGATCATATCAGGTCAGGTCGTGAATGGGGGCTTAATTCCTTACTAAGTCATTATTTCCTTGGCTTTTATAACACCAAGGAGGATTCTAAAGAGGCTGACAAGGACTATTATCAGCAGATTTTGACCTATTTAAAGCGCTCAGGGTCAGATCAGACCATTTACATGAGCTGTGATATTCTCTGCAATATTGAGCTTGGGCAGGTTATTCATCTGCACAATGCCAACCATCGCAACATTACGGTTGTCTACAAGAAAATGCCGACCAAGGCCATCTCTAAGGCTAACGATATTTTAGATATTGACGAGACAGATACTGTTGTTGACAGGCGAAGTCTGTCTGAGGGGCAGGAGGTTGAAAAAATGTCAGCAGGCATTTACATCGTCAATACCCCATGGTTAATTGAACAGATGGAAAAAGAAGCCGAAAAAGAAAACCCTCAAAAGCTACGCTTCCTCTTACGTGATTTGATTGTGTCAGAGGGCGCTCTTGGCTTTGAATATACTGGCTATCTTGCCAATATTCACTCTGTTAAATCTTATTTTGATGCCAATATGGACATGCTGGATCCGCATAAGTTTTATTCACTATTATATGCTAATCAGAAGGTCTACACGCGTGTCAAAAATGAAGAGTCAACCTATTTTGATGCGGCTTCTGAGGTGAACAATGCCCAATTTGCTTCAGGAAGCATTGTCAAGGGCTATGTCGAGCACTCAATTGTCTCTCGCAATTGTCGCATTACCTCACAGGCACGTGTTACAAATAGTATTTTATTGCCAAAGGCAGTGATTGGTGAGGGTGCTGTCATTGATTATGCTATCATTGATAAATCCGTAAGGGTTGCACCAGGTGTTACTATTAGAGGAAGCGCTGAGGAGCCAATAGTTGTTGCCAAGGGGACTGAGGTTGTTGAGGATATGATAAAATGA
- the glgA gene encoding glycogen synthase, with product MKIMFVAAEGAPFAKTGGLGDVIGALPKSLVKNGHEVSVILPYYDVVDQAFGQQVEDVLYFYTQVGWRRQYVGIKKLVKDKVTFYFIDNQGYFFRGRIYGDWDDGERFAYFQLAAIEAMEKIGVIPDILHVHDYHTAMIPFLLKEKYHWIQAYQAIRTVFTIHNIAFQGQFDPGMLGDLFDVGIERYEDGTLRWHDCLNWMKAAVLYADRVTTVSPSYAHEIQTPAFGQGLDQVMRMEAGKLSGIVNGIDTDLFNPARDPHLPASFSAEDLSGKAATKQALQERLGLPVRADVPLIGMVSRLTDQKGFQLVLEELPHILQQDVQLVLLGTGDPDYEAAFSWFAKAYPEKLSANITFDLPLAQQIYGACDLFLMPSAFEPCGLSQMMAMRYGAIPIVHEIGGLKDTVASYNAYEKTGTGFGFDQFSGFWLTQTLLFALDIYHNHKEDWQTIQQHAMTKDFSWDTASLAYLDLYKSLL from the coding sequence ATGAAGATAATGTTTGTTGCAGCAGAGGGAGCTCCCTTTGCTAAGACAGGTGGCCTAGGCGATGTCATTGGGGCATTGCCTAAATCACTTGTTAAAAATGGTCATGAGGTGTCTGTGATACTGCCTTATTATGACGTGGTTGATCAAGCCTTTGGTCAGCAGGTTGAGGACGTCTTGTATTTTTATACGCAGGTTGGCTGGAGACGCCAATACGTGGGCATTAAAAAGCTTGTCAAGGATAAGGTGACCTTTTACTTTATTGACAATCAAGGTTATTTCTTTAGAGGCAGGATCTATGGTGATTGGGACGACGGTGAGCGCTTTGCCTATTTCCAGCTGGCTGCCATAGAAGCAATGGAGAAAATCGGGGTTATTCCAGATATTTTGCATGTGCATGATTACCATACCGCTATGATTCCTTTCCTATTGAAAGAAAAATACCATTGGATTCAGGCCTATCAAGCGATTCGGACAGTTTTTACCATTCATAATATCGCATTTCAAGGGCAGTTTGATCCTGGCATGCTAGGCGATTTGTTTGATGTTGGTATAGAGCGCTACGAGGATGGCACCCTGCGTTGGCATGATTGCTTGAATTGGATGAAAGCAGCAGTCCTATATGCAGATCGGGTAACCACTGTCTCACCCTCTTATGCGCATGAAATTCAGACACCAGCCTTTGGACAAGGCTTGGATCAAGTCATGCGAATGGAGGCAGGCAAGCTATCAGGCATTGTGAATGGTATTGACACTGACTTATTTAACCCAGCAAGGGATCCTCATTTGCCTGCTTCATTTTCAGCAGAAGACCTATCAGGCAAGGCGGCTACTAAACAGGCCTTGCAGGAGCGGTTAGGATTACCAGTCAGGGCAGATGTTCCATTGATTGGTATGGTTTCGCGCTTGACGGATCAAAAGGGCTTTCAGCTTGTTCTTGAGGAATTACCGCATATCTTGCAGCAGGACGTTCAGCTTGTCTTGTTAGGAACAGGTGACCCTGATTATGAGGCTGCCTTTTCATGGTTTGCCAAGGCCTATCCAGAAAAACTGTCTGCTAATATTACCTTTGATCTGCCATTAGCTCAGCAGATTTATGGGGCCTGTGATCTCTTTTTAATGCCAAGTGCTTTTGAGCCCTGCGGACTTTCGCAAATGATGGCTATGAGATATGGCGCGATACCGATTGTCCATGAGATCGGCGGCTTGAAGGATACTGTTGCCTCCTACAATGCTTATGAAAAGACTGGAACTGGTTTTGGCTTTGATCAGTTTTCAGGATTTTGGTTAACGCAGACGCTCTTGTTTGCCCTTGATATTTACCATAACCACAAGGAGGATTGGCAGACTATTCAACAACATGCCATGACCAAGGATTTTTCATGGGATACAGCCAGTCTGGCCTACCTTGATTTATATAAAAGCTTACTATAA
- the glgP_1 gene encoding glycogen phosphorylase encodes MHVTKEQFIRDFKDTLHEEQLIKVPAATAAELFTSLAKLIRKYYTDTWIERNRSLTEQQQKLPIIFRSNFYQEEC; translated from the coding sequence ATGCACGTCACAAAAGAACAATTTATTCGAGATTTTAAAGATACCTTACATGAGGAACAATTGATCAAGGTTCCTGCCGCAACAGCTGCTGAGCTTTTCACCTCATTAGCAAAGCTTATCCGTAAATACTATACAGATACTTGGATTGAAAGGAATCGTTCCTTAACCGAACAGCAGCAAAAATTGCCTATTATTTTTCGATCGAATTTTTACCAGGAAGAATGCTAG
- the glgP_2 gene encoding glycogen phosphorylase has protein sequence MLETNLLNLGILDTVKEAFADLGIDFQAVKHAEHDMALGNGGLGRLAAAFMDSLATTGYPGFGNGLRYRYGLFKQRIVNGYQVELPDSWFGSIGNVWEIRKDHDIVDVKLFGNVYLKANQDGKLAPIYEGAQVLRAVPYDVPQIGFENDVINNLRLWDVEIPEEHELDYPTIESRRAVKDITAILYPDDSSYEGKKLRLIQEYFMTSAGIQTIIKSYLKQGLPLTELHQKVSVHINDTHPAVAPAELMRLLIDDYGLEWVDAWATTVKTMSYTNHTILSEALEKWDAELFKTVLPRVYQIILEIDHRFVAEMAQKGIDPQIIENTRIVKDNQIYMANLAIIGGYSVNGVAKLHTELLKTDTLKDFYALYPEKFNNKTNGIVQRRWTQIAAPELSAAIDRTIGKGWRKDIHQLRQLSQFTEDPAVLNDFYQVKQAAKQRLARYILEKTGLEVSTEAIFDVQVKRLHAYKRQLLNVLHIMKLYLDLKANPDLDMVPRVFIFGAKAAPGYHFAKSVIKIINELANLINHDTSLKGKLKVVFLENYNVSLAELIIPAADISEQISLASKEASGTSNMKFMMTGAITLATLDGANIEIKDEVGEENIVIFGMDKDQVYDHYAKHDYYSRGLYESDPQIKAVVDAFVNGTIPNSQHEGMEIYDALITHNDEYFLLEDFSSYVKAQAKIDRLYRQKDRWSKMSLINIAHSDKFTSDDTITQYAKDIWQLKR, from the coding sequence ATGCTAGAAACAAATCTTCTTAATTTAGGCATTCTTGATACAGTTAAAGAAGCCTTTGCTGACTTGGGAATTGATTTTCAAGCAGTGAAGCATGCAGAGCACGACATGGCTCTAGGCAATGGAGGTCTAGGACGTTTGGCAGCTGCCTTTATGGATTCGCTAGCGACAACAGGCTATCCAGGCTTTGGAAATGGGCTGCGTTATCGTTATGGGCTGTTTAAGCAACGGATTGTGAATGGTTATCAGGTAGAATTACCAGATTCTTGGTTTGGCTCTATTGGTAATGTCTGGGAGATCAGAAAGGATCATGACATTGTAGACGTCAAGCTCTTTGGGAATGTTTACCTAAAAGCCAATCAGGACGGTAAGCTAGCGCCAATCTATGAGGGAGCTCAGGTTTTGAGAGCTGTTCCCTACGATGTTCCTCAGATTGGCTTTGAAAATGATGTGATTAACAATCTTCGCCTCTGGGACGTAGAAATCCCAGAAGAACATGAGCTTGATTACCCAACCATCGAGTCAAGACGGGCAGTCAAGGACATTACTGCCATTTTGTACCCAGACGACAGCAGCTATGAAGGCAAAAAGCTTAGATTGATCCAAGAATATTTCATGACCAGCGCAGGCATCCAAACCATTATCAAATCCTATTTAAAGCAGGGCTTGCCACTTACTGAGCTTCATCAAAAGGTATCTGTTCATATCAATGATACCCACCCAGCAGTAGCTCCAGCAGAGCTTATGCGGCTCTTGATTGACGACTATGGCTTAGAATGGGTAGACGCCTGGGCGACAACCGTAAAAACCATGAGCTATACCAATCATACGATTTTGTCAGAAGCCTTAGAAAAATGGGACGCAGAGCTCTTTAAGACTGTGCTGCCCCGCGTTTATCAAATCATTTTAGAGATTGATCATCGCTTTGTTGCTGAAATGGCGCAAAAGGGTATTGATCCTCAGATCATTGAAAACACTAGAATCGTTAAGGACAACCAGATTTATATGGCTAATCTTGCCATTATTGGTGGCTATTCGGTCAATGGCGTTGCCAAGCTACATACAGAGTTGTTAAAGACAGATACCCTTAAGGACTTTTATGCCTTGTATCCTGAAAAATTCAACAACAAAACCAATGGTATCGTGCAAAGACGTTGGACACAGATTGCTGCGCCAGAGCTATCAGCAGCTATTGACCGCACGATTGGCAAAGGCTGGCGCAAGGATATTCACCAGCTTCGACAATTGAGTCAATTTACAGAAGATCCAGCTGTGCTAAATGATTTTTATCAGGTAAAACAAGCAGCTAAGCAGCGCCTAGCCAGGTATATCCTGGAAAAAACAGGTCTTGAGGTTTCAACAGAGGCTATTTTTGATGTGCAGGTCAAACGCCTACATGCCTACAAGCGGCAGCTCCTGAACGTCCTGCATATTATGAAGCTTTACCTTGATTTGAAGGCTAATCCAGATTTAGATATGGTGCCTAGAGTCTTTATTTTCGGCGCAAAGGCTGCACCAGGCTATCATTTTGCCAAGTCGGTGATCAAAATCATCAATGAGCTGGCTAATCTCATTAACCATGATACCAGTCTCAAAGGAAAGCTAAAGGTTGTTTTTCTTGAAAATTATAACGTGAGTCTAGCAGAGCTCATTATCCCTGCGGCAGATATTTCAGAGCAGATTTCACTGGCCTCCAAGGAAGCCTCAGGAACATCAAACATGAAATTTATGATGACTGGTGCTATCACCCTAGCGACCCTTGATGGGGCAAACATTGAAATCAAAGACGAGGTCGGAGAGGAAAACATTGTGATCTTTGGTATGGATAAGGATCAGGTCTATGACCACTATGCCAAGCATGATTATTATTCAAGAGGCCTATATGAGAGCGACCCTCAGATTAAAGCAGTAGTCGACGCTTTTGTCAATGGCACCATTCCAAATAGTCAACACGAAGGTATGGAAATCTATGATGCCCTAATCACGCATAATGATGAATACTTCTTGCTAGAAGACTTTTCTTCCTATGTAAAAGCACAGGCTAAGATTGATCGGCTCTACCGCCAAAAGGATAGATGGTCAAAAATGTCGCTCATCAACATTGCCCATTCTGACAAGTTTACATCAGATGATACCATCACCCAGTATGCCAAGGACATTTGGCAGCTAAAACGCTAA
- the atpE gene encoding F0F1 ATP synthase subunit C: MNPIFALALACFGVSLAEGFLMANLFKSASRQPEIIGQLRSLMILGVAFIEGTFFVTLVMAFILK, from the coding sequence ATGAATCCTATTTTCGCATTGGCTCTTGCCTGCTTTGGTGTATCACTTGCCGAAGGCTTTTTGATGGCTAATCTCTTTAAATCAGCGTCACGCCAACCAGAAATTATCGGTCAATTACGTTCCTTGATGATCCTAGGTGTTGCCTTTATTGAAGGTACCTTCTTCGTTACCCTTGTTATGGCCTTCATTCTAAAATAA
- the atpB gene encoding ATP synthase F0F1 subunit A, producing the protein MEEAKVPMVELGPITFNLTLLAVCIVTILLIFGFVFWASRQMTLKPKGKQTALEYLISFVNGIGEEHLDSHLQKSYSLLLFTIFLFVAVANNLGLFTKLETTSGYNLWTSPTANLAFDLALSLFVTLLVHIEGIRRRGFGAYLKRFATPWPMTPMNLLEEFTNFLSLAIRLFGNIFAGEVVTGLIVQLANYRLYWWPIAFLVNIAWTAFSIFISCIQAFVFTKLTATYLGKKLMNQKNKKGGQTNVSYNW; encoded by the coding sequence ATGGAAGAAGCTAAAGTACCGATGGTAGAGCTTGGTCCAATAACCTTTAATTTGACCCTACTTGCTGTTTGTATTGTTACTATCCTACTGATATTTGGCTTTGTTTTTTGGGCAAGTCGTCAGATGACATTAAAACCAAAAGGCAAGCAAACTGCGTTAGAATATTTAATCAGCTTTGTTAATGGTATTGGGGAAGAGCATTTGGATAGTCATCTTCAGAAGTCTTATTCGCTTTTACTTTTTACCATTTTTCTTTTTGTGGCAGTTGCCAACAACTTGGGCTTATTTACAAAGCTAGAAACAACCAGTGGCTACAACCTATGGACATCGCCAACAGCTAATTTGGCCTTTGACCTAGCCCTATCTCTGTTTGTGACGCTTCTTGTTCATATCGAAGGCATTAGACGTCGTGGTTTTGGCGCTTATTTAAAACGCTTTGCGACACCTTGGCCAATGACTCCGATGAACCTATTAGAAGAATTTACCAACTTCCTATCACTTGCTATCAGGCTGTTTGGTAATATCTTTGCAGGAGAGGTTGTGACAGGCTTGATTGTTCAGCTGGCCAATTATCGCCTGTATTGGTGGCCAATTGCTTTCCTTGTTAATATAGCATGGACAGCCTTTTCCATATTTATTTCCTGCATACAAGCCTTTGTATTTACAAAATTAACAGC